The Synchiropus splendidus isolate RoL2022-P1 chromosome 1, RoL_Sspl_1.0, whole genome shotgun sequence genome includes a window with the following:
- the LOC128770467 gene encoding bone morphogenetic protein 1-like isoform X1, whose amino-acid sequence MEVPLLLLLLALTAAPTTALDSNVTFLSDAIDYKDPCKAAAFLGDIALDDEDLLMFKEVLQTDGSMRSAPDNTTDSVETGNYSMPSDSQRSRRATERRSFYRWRRAATSRPERVWPDGIIPYVISGNFSGSQRAIFRQAMRHWEKYTCVTFTERTTEESYIVFTYRPCGCCSYVGRRGGGPQAISIGKNCDKFGIVVHELGHVIGFWHEHTRPDRDEHVSIIRDNIQQGQEYNFLKMEPDEVDSLGEGYDFGSIMHYAKNTFSRGVYLDTILPRYDVNGVRPPIGQRTRLSRGDIAQARKLYKCAKCGETLQESSGNFSSPDFPNGYSAYVHCVWRISVTPGEKIVLNFTSMDLFRSHLCWYDHVEVRDGFWRKAPLKGRFCGDTLSEPIVSTDSRLWIEFRTSSSWVGKGFSAVYEAICGGEVKRDSGQIQSPNYPDDYLSNKQCVWKITVAEGFEVGLSFQSFEMEKHDTCSYDYVEVRDGSSHTSPLIGRFCGSNKPSDMKSSTNQLWLRFVSDSSVNKAGFAVNFFKEIDECASPDNGHCEQRCLNTLGSYRCACHPGFELSSDKSSCEPAACGGFITNLNGSFTSPGWPKEYPPNKNCVWQVMAPKQYRITLVFEVFETEGNDVCKYDYVEVRSGLNSDSKLHGKFCGAEKPEVITSHHNNMTIEFKSDNTVSKKGFKAHFFSDMDECSKENGGCQHECVNTFGSYSCQCRSGFMLHDNKHDCKEAGCDHMMNSVSGVISSPNWPDKYPSKKTCTWTLSTTPGHRIKLIFNEIDMETHMECAYDHLEIYDGRDVSAPSLGRICGSKKPSPVISSDDRMFLRFFSDNSVQKRGFEASYRAECGGSLRAEVQTKDLYSHAQFGDNNYPGGLDCVWVVSAEKGYGVEIIFQVFEIEEEGDCGYDYVELYDGADIKAPRLGRYCGSGVPEEIYSAGDAIVLKFHTDDSISKKGFHVHYTSTKFQDTLHPSK is encoded by the exons ATGGAGGTCCCGCTGTTGCTTCTACTGCTCGCGCTCACCGCGGCTCCGACCACCGCGCTGGACTCTAACGTCACTTTCCTCTCAGATGCCATCGACTACAAGGATCCCTGCAAAGCTG CTGCCTTCTTGGGAGATATCGCTTTAGACGACGAAGATCTGCTCATGTTCAAAGAGGTCCtccagacagacggctccatgcGCAGCGCTCCAGACAACACTACAGATTCAG TGGAAACAGGGAACTATTCCATGCCCAGCGACAgtcagaggagcagaagagcCACAGAGAGACGCAGCTTCTATCGTTGGAGAAGGGCAGCCACCTCCAGGCCTGAGCGTGTCTGGCCGGACGGAATCATTCCGTATGTGATCAGTGGAAACTTCAGTG GAAGTCAGCGAGCAATTTTCCGCCAGGCAATGCGTCACTGGGAGAAATACACCTGCGTGACCTTTACTGAGAGGACAACAGAGGAGAGCTACATCGTTTTCACCTACAGACCTTGTGG GTGCTGCTCTTATGTGGGCAGGAGAGGTGGCGGCCCACAGGCCATTTCCATCGGGAAGAACTGTGACAAGTTTGGCATCGTGGTGCATGAACTCGGCCACGTGATCGGCTTCTGGCACGAGCACACTCGTCCCGACCGAGACGAGCATGTAAGCATCATCAGGGACAACATCCAGCAAG GACAGGAGTACAACTTCCTGAAGATGGAGCCTGACGAGGTGGACTCGCTCGGAGAAGGATACGATTTTGGCAGCATCATGCACTATGCAAAGAACACCTTCTCCAG GGGCGTCTACCTGGACACAATCCTGCCCCGTTATGATGTCAACGGCGTGAGACCACCAATTGGACAGAGAACTAGACTGAGCAGAGGAGACATAGCACAAGCACGCAAGCTCTACAAATGTGCTA AGTGTGGGGAAACCCTGCAGGAGAGCTCGGGAAACTTTTCCTCCCCAGATTTTCCCAACGGCTACTCGGCTTACGTCCACTGCGTGTGGAGGATTTCTGTCACACCTGGAGAGAAG ATTGTTCTGAATTTTACTTCCATGGATCTGTTCAGGAGTCACTTGTGCTGGTATGACCATGTGGAGGTCCGAGATGGGTTCTGGAGAAAAGCTCCTCTCAAAG GTCGCTTTTGTGGAGACACACTTTCTGAACCAATCGTCTCGACTGACAGTCGACTGTGGATCGAGttcagaaccagcagcagctggGTGGGTAAAGGCTTCTCAGCGGTGTATGAAG CCATCTGTGGAGGAGAAGTGAAGCGGGACAGTGGGCAGATCCAATCTCCCAACTACCCCGACGACTACCTGTCCAACAAGCAGTGCGTGTGGAAAATCACGGTGGCTGAAGGTTTTGAAGTCGGTCTCTCCTTCCAGTCATTCGAG atggAGAAACATGACACGTGCTCCTACGATTATGTTGAGGTGAGGGACGGAAGTTCTCACACCAGCCCACTGATCGGCCGTTTCTGTGGCTCCAACAAACCCAGCGACATGAAAAGCAGCACCAACCAGCTCTGGCTCAGGTTCGTCTCAGACAGCTCGGTGAACAAGGCCGGGTTCGCCGTCAACTTCTTCAAAG AGATCGACGAGTGCGCCAGTCCAGACAACGGTCACTGCGAGCAGCGCTGTCTGAACACGCTGGGCAGCTACAGATGTGCCTGTCACCCCGGATTTGAGCTGTCAAGTGACAAGTCCAGCTGTGAAC CAGCAGCCTGTGGGGGGTTCATCACCAACCTGAATGGATCCTTTACCAGCCCCGGTTGGCCCAAAGAATACCCGCCTAACAAGAACTGTGTGTGGCAAGTGATGGCACCCAAACAGTACCGCATCACTCTGGTCTTTGAGGTGTTTGAGACTGAAGGCAACGAT GTGTGTAAGTATGACTACGTGGAGGTGCGCAGCGGTTTGAACTCAGACTCAAAGCTTCATGGGAAGTTCTGTGGAGCAGAGAAACCTGAGGTCATCACTTCTCACCACAACAACATGACCATTGAGTTCAAGTCTGACAACACAGTTTCCAAGAAAGGATTCAAAGCCCACTTCTTCTCGG ATATGGATGAGTGTTCGAAAGAAAATGGAGGCTGTCAGCATGAGTGTGTCAACACTTTTGGAAGTTACAGCTGCCAATGTCGCAGTGGCTTCATGTTGCACGATAATAAACACGATTGCAAAGAAG CGGGGTGTGATCACATGATGAACAGTGTTTCAGGAGTCATCAGTAGCCCCAACTGGCCCGATAAGTACCCCAGTAAGAAGACCTGCACCTGGACTCTTTCCACAACTCCAGGTCACCGGATCAAACTg ATTTTCAATGAGATTGACATGGAGACTCACATGGAGTGTGCGTACGATCACCTGGAGATTTATGACGGCAGGGACGTCAGTGCCCCAAGTCTGGGTCGAATCTGCGGTTCCAAGAAGCCTTCTCCAGTCATTTCCAGCGATGACAGAATGTTTCTCCGTTTCTTCTCGGACAACTCAGTGCAGAAGAGAGGATTTGAAGCGTCATATAGGGCAG AGTGTGGGGGGAGCCTCAGAGCTGAGGTCCAGACCAAAGACTTGTACTCGCATGCACAGTTCGGGGACAACAACTACCCAGGTGGCCTGGACTGCGTGTGGGTGGTGAGCGCTGAGAAGGGCTACGGAGTGGAAATCATCTTCCAGGTGTTTGAGATCGAGGAGGAAGGCGACTGCGGGTACGACTACGTGGAGTTGTACGACGGCGCGGACATCAAGGCCCCGAGGCTGGGAAGATACTGCGGCTCGGGG GTCCCAGAGGAGATTTACTCTGCAGGAGATGCCATCGTCTTGAAATTTCACACCGATGACAGCATAAGTAAAAAAGGCTTTCATGTGCACTACACCAGCACAAAGTTCCAGGACACACTACATCCAAGCAAGTGA
- the LOC128770467 gene encoding bone morphogenetic protein 1-like isoform X3, with amino-acid sequence MEVPLLLLLLALTAAPTTALDSNVTFLSDAIDYKDPCKAAAFLGDIALDDEDLLMFKEVLQTDGSMRSAPDNTTDSGNYSMPSDSQRSRRATERRSFYRWRRAATSRPERVWPDGIIPYVISGNFSGSQRAIFRQAMRHWEKYTCVTFTERTTEESYIVFTYRPCGCCSYVGRRGGGPQAISIGKNCDKFGIVVHELGHVIGFWHEHTRPDRDEHVSIIRDNIQQGQEYNFLKMEPDEVDSLGEGYDFGSIMHYAKNTFSRGVYLDTILPRYDVNGVRPPIGQRTRLSRGDIAQARKLYKCAKCGETLQESSGNFSSPDFPNGYSAYVHCVWRISVTPGEKIVLNFTSMDLFRSHLCWYDHVEVRDGFWRKAPLKGRFCGDTLSEPIVSTDSRLWIEFRTSSSWVGKGFSAVYEAICGGEVKRDSGQIQSPNYPDDYLSNKQCVWKITVAEGFEVGLSFQSFEMEKHDTCSYDYVEVRDGSSHTSPLIGRFCGSNKPSDMKSSTNQLWLRFVSDSSVNKAGFAVNFFKEIDECASPDNGHCEQRCLNTLGSYRCACHPGFELSSDKSSCEPAACGGFITNLNGSFTSPGWPKEYPPNKNCVWQVMAPKQYRITLVFEVFETEGNDVCKYDYVEVRSGLNSDSKLHGKFCGAEKPEVITSHHNNMTIEFKSDNTVSKKGFKAHFFSDMDECSKENGGCQHECVNTFGSYSCQCRSGFMLHDNKHDCKEAGCDHMMNSVSGVISSPNWPDKYPSKKTCTWTLSTTPGHRIKLIFNEIDMETHMECAYDHLEIYDGRDVSAPSLGRICGSKKPSPVISSDDRMFLRFFSDNSVQKRGFEASYRAECGGSLRAEVQTKDLYSHAQFGDNNYPGGLDCVWVVSAEKGYGVEIIFQVFEIEEEGDCGYDYVELYDGADIKAPRLGRYCGSGVPEEIYSAGDAIVLKFHTDDSISKKGFHVHYTSTKFQDTLHPSK; translated from the exons ATGGAGGTCCCGCTGTTGCTTCTACTGCTCGCGCTCACCGCGGCTCCGACCACCGCGCTGGACTCTAACGTCACTTTCCTCTCAGATGCCATCGACTACAAGGATCCCTGCAAAGCTG CTGCCTTCTTGGGAGATATCGCTTTAGACGACGAAGATCTGCTCATGTTCAAAGAGGTCCtccagacagacggctccatgcGCAGCGCTCCAGACAACACTACAGATTCAG GGAACTATTCCATGCCCAGCGACAgtcagaggagcagaagagcCACAGAGAGACGCAGCTTCTATCGTTGGAGAAGGGCAGCCACCTCCAGGCCTGAGCGTGTCTGGCCGGACGGAATCATTCCGTATGTGATCAGTGGAAACTTCAGTG GAAGTCAGCGAGCAATTTTCCGCCAGGCAATGCGTCACTGGGAGAAATACACCTGCGTGACCTTTACTGAGAGGACAACAGAGGAGAGCTACATCGTTTTCACCTACAGACCTTGTGG GTGCTGCTCTTATGTGGGCAGGAGAGGTGGCGGCCCACAGGCCATTTCCATCGGGAAGAACTGTGACAAGTTTGGCATCGTGGTGCATGAACTCGGCCACGTGATCGGCTTCTGGCACGAGCACACTCGTCCCGACCGAGACGAGCATGTAAGCATCATCAGGGACAACATCCAGCAAG GACAGGAGTACAACTTCCTGAAGATGGAGCCTGACGAGGTGGACTCGCTCGGAGAAGGATACGATTTTGGCAGCATCATGCACTATGCAAAGAACACCTTCTCCAG GGGCGTCTACCTGGACACAATCCTGCCCCGTTATGATGTCAACGGCGTGAGACCACCAATTGGACAGAGAACTAGACTGAGCAGAGGAGACATAGCACAAGCACGCAAGCTCTACAAATGTGCTA AGTGTGGGGAAACCCTGCAGGAGAGCTCGGGAAACTTTTCCTCCCCAGATTTTCCCAACGGCTACTCGGCTTACGTCCACTGCGTGTGGAGGATTTCTGTCACACCTGGAGAGAAG ATTGTTCTGAATTTTACTTCCATGGATCTGTTCAGGAGTCACTTGTGCTGGTATGACCATGTGGAGGTCCGAGATGGGTTCTGGAGAAAAGCTCCTCTCAAAG GTCGCTTTTGTGGAGACACACTTTCTGAACCAATCGTCTCGACTGACAGTCGACTGTGGATCGAGttcagaaccagcagcagctggGTGGGTAAAGGCTTCTCAGCGGTGTATGAAG CCATCTGTGGAGGAGAAGTGAAGCGGGACAGTGGGCAGATCCAATCTCCCAACTACCCCGACGACTACCTGTCCAACAAGCAGTGCGTGTGGAAAATCACGGTGGCTGAAGGTTTTGAAGTCGGTCTCTCCTTCCAGTCATTCGAG atggAGAAACATGACACGTGCTCCTACGATTATGTTGAGGTGAGGGACGGAAGTTCTCACACCAGCCCACTGATCGGCCGTTTCTGTGGCTCCAACAAACCCAGCGACATGAAAAGCAGCACCAACCAGCTCTGGCTCAGGTTCGTCTCAGACAGCTCGGTGAACAAGGCCGGGTTCGCCGTCAACTTCTTCAAAG AGATCGACGAGTGCGCCAGTCCAGACAACGGTCACTGCGAGCAGCGCTGTCTGAACACGCTGGGCAGCTACAGATGTGCCTGTCACCCCGGATTTGAGCTGTCAAGTGACAAGTCCAGCTGTGAAC CAGCAGCCTGTGGGGGGTTCATCACCAACCTGAATGGATCCTTTACCAGCCCCGGTTGGCCCAAAGAATACCCGCCTAACAAGAACTGTGTGTGGCAAGTGATGGCACCCAAACAGTACCGCATCACTCTGGTCTTTGAGGTGTTTGAGACTGAAGGCAACGAT GTGTGTAAGTATGACTACGTGGAGGTGCGCAGCGGTTTGAACTCAGACTCAAAGCTTCATGGGAAGTTCTGTGGAGCAGAGAAACCTGAGGTCATCACTTCTCACCACAACAACATGACCATTGAGTTCAAGTCTGACAACACAGTTTCCAAGAAAGGATTCAAAGCCCACTTCTTCTCGG ATATGGATGAGTGTTCGAAAGAAAATGGAGGCTGTCAGCATGAGTGTGTCAACACTTTTGGAAGTTACAGCTGCCAATGTCGCAGTGGCTTCATGTTGCACGATAATAAACACGATTGCAAAGAAG CGGGGTGTGATCACATGATGAACAGTGTTTCAGGAGTCATCAGTAGCCCCAACTGGCCCGATAAGTACCCCAGTAAGAAGACCTGCACCTGGACTCTTTCCACAACTCCAGGTCACCGGATCAAACTg ATTTTCAATGAGATTGACATGGAGACTCACATGGAGTGTGCGTACGATCACCTGGAGATTTATGACGGCAGGGACGTCAGTGCCCCAAGTCTGGGTCGAATCTGCGGTTCCAAGAAGCCTTCTCCAGTCATTTCCAGCGATGACAGAATGTTTCTCCGTTTCTTCTCGGACAACTCAGTGCAGAAGAGAGGATTTGAAGCGTCATATAGGGCAG AGTGTGGGGGGAGCCTCAGAGCTGAGGTCCAGACCAAAGACTTGTACTCGCATGCACAGTTCGGGGACAACAACTACCCAGGTGGCCTGGACTGCGTGTGGGTGGTGAGCGCTGAGAAGGGCTACGGAGTGGAAATCATCTTCCAGGTGTTTGAGATCGAGGAGGAAGGCGACTGCGGGTACGACTACGTGGAGTTGTACGACGGCGCGGACATCAAGGCCCCGAGGCTGGGAAGATACTGCGGCTCGGGG GTCCCAGAGGAGATTTACTCTGCAGGAGATGCCATCGTCTTGAAATTTCACACCGATGACAGCATAAGTAAAAAAGGCTTTCATGTGCACTACACCAGCACAAAGTTCCAGGACACACTACATCCAAGCAAGTGA
- the LOC128770467 gene encoding bone morphogenetic protein 1-like isoform X4, producing the protein MEVPLLLLLLALTAAPTTALDSNVTFLSDAIDYKDPCKAAAFLGDIALDDEDLLMFKEVLQTDGSMRSAPDNTTDSGNYSMPSDSQRSRRATERRSFYRWRRAATSRPERVWPDGIIPYVISGNFSGSQRAIFRQAMRHWEKYTCVTFTERTTEESYIVFTYRPCGCCSYVGRRGGGPQAISIGKNCDKFGIVVHELGHVIGFWHEHTRPDRDEHVSIIRDNIQQGQEYNFLKMEPDEVDSLGEGYDFGSIMHYAKNTFSRGVYLDTILPRYDVNGVRPPIGQRTRLSRGDIAQARKLYKCAKCGETLQESSGNFSSPDFPNGYSAYVHCVWRISVTPGEKIVLNFTSMDLFRSHLCWYDHVEVRDGFWRKAPLKGRFCGDTLSEPIVSTDSRLWIEFRTSSSWVGKGFSAVYEAICGGEVKRDSGQIQSPNYPDDYLSNKQCVWKITVAEGFEVGLSFQSFEMEKHDTCSYDYVEVRDGSSHTSPLIGRFCGSNKPSDMKSSTNQLWLRFVSDSSVNKAGFAVNFFKEIDECASPDNGHCEQRCLNTLGSYRCACHPGFELSSDKSSCEPACGGFITNLNGSFTSPGWPKEYPPNKNCVWQVMAPKQYRITLVFEVFETEGNDVCKYDYVEVRSGLNSDSKLHGKFCGAEKPEVITSHHNNMTIEFKSDNTVSKKGFKAHFFSDMDECSKENGGCQHECVNTFGSYSCQCRSGFMLHDNKHDCKEAGCDHMMNSVSGVISSPNWPDKYPSKKTCTWTLSTTPGHRIKLIFNEIDMETHMECAYDHLEIYDGRDVSAPSLGRICGSKKPSPVISSDDRMFLRFFSDNSVQKRGFEASYRAECGGSLRAEVQTKDLYSHAQFGDNNYPGGLDCVWVVSAEKGYGVEIIFQVFEIEEEGDCGYDYVELYDGADIKAPRLGRYCGSGVPEEIYSAGDAIVLKFHTDDSISKKGFHVHYTSTKFQDTLHPSK; encoded by the exons ATGGAGGTCCCGCTGTTGCTTCTACTGCTCGCGCTCACCGCGGCTCCGACCACCGCGCTGGACTCTAACGTCACTTTCCTCTCAGATGCCATCGACTACAAGGATCCCTGCAAAGCTG CTGCCTTCTTGGGAGATATCGCTTTAGACGACGAAGATCTGCTCATGTTCAAAGAGGTCCtccagacagacggctccatgcGCAGCGCTCCAGACAACACTACAGATTCAG GGAACTATTCCATGCCCAGCGACAgtcagaggagcagaagagcCACAGAGAGACGCAGCTTCTATCGTTGGAGAAGGGCAGCCACCTCCAGGCCTGAGCGTGTCTGGCCGGACGGAATCATTCCGTATGTGATCAGTGGAAACTTCAGTG GAAGTCAGCGAGCAATTTTCCGCCAGGCAATGCGTCACTGGGAGAAATACACCTGCGTGACCTTTACTGAGAGGACAACAGAGGAGAGCTACATCGTTTTCACCTACAGACCTTGTGG GTGCTGCTCTTATGTGGGCAGGAGAGGTGGCGGCCCACAGGCCATTTCCATCGGGAAGAACTGTGACAAGTTTGGCATCGTGGTGCATGAACTCGGCCACGTGATCGGCTTCTGGCACGAGCACACTCGTCCCGACCGAGACGAGCATGTAAGCATCATCAGGGACAACATCCAGCAAG GACAGGAGTACAACTTCCTGAAGATGGAGCCTGACGAGGTGGACTCGCTCGGAGAAGGATACGATTTTGGCAGCATCATGCACTATGCAAAGAACACCTTCTCCAG GGGCGTCTACCTGGACACAATCCTGCCCCGTTATGATGTCAACGGCGTGAGACCACCAATTGGACAGAGAACTAGACTGAGCAGAGGAGACATAGCACAAGCACGCAAGCTCTACAAATGTGCTA AGTGTGGGGAAACCCTGCAGGAGAGCTCGGGAAACTTTTCCTCCCCAGATTTTCCCAACGGCTACTCGGCTTACGTCCACTGCGTGTGGAGGATTTCTGTCACACCTGGAGAGAAG ATTGTTCTGAATTTTACTTCCATGGATCTGTTCAGGAGTCACTTGTGCTGGTATGACCATGTGGAGGTCCGAGATGGGTTCTGGAGAAAAGCTCCTCTCAAAG GTCGCTTTTGTGGAGACACACTTTCTGAACCAATCGTCTCGACTGACAGTCGACTGTGGATCGAGttcagaaccagcagcagctggGTGGGTAAAGGCTTCTCAGCGGTGTATGAAG CCATCTGTGGAGGAGAAGTGAAGCGGGACAGTGGGCAGATCCAATCTCCCAACTACCCCGACGACTACCTGTCCAACAAGCAGTGCGTGTGGAAAATCACGGTGGCTGAAGGTTTTGAAGTCGGTCTCTCCTTCCAGTCATTCGAG atggAGAAACATGACACGTGCTCCTACGATTATGTTGAGGTGAGGGACGGAAGTTCTCACACCAGCCCACTGATCGGCCGTTTCTGTGGCTCCAACAAACCCAGCGACATGAAAAGCAGCACCAACCAGCTCTGGCTCAGGTTCGTCTCAGACAGCTCGGTGAACAAGGCCGGGTTCGCCGTCAACTTCTTCAAAG AGATCGACGAGTGCGCCAGTCCAGACAACGGTCACTGCGAGCAGCGCTGTCTGAACACGCTGGGCAGCTACAGATGTGCCTGTCACCCCGGATTTGAGCTGTCAAGTGACAAGTCCAGCTGTGAAC CAGCCTGTGGGGGGTTCATCACCAACCTGAATGGATCCTTTACCAGCCCCGGTTGGCCCAAAGAATACCCGCCTAACAAGAACTGTGTGTGGCAAGTGATGGCACCCAAACAGTACCGCATCACTCTGGTCTTTGAGGTGTTTGAGACTGAAGGCAACGAT GTGTGTAAGTATGACTACGTGGAGGTGCGCAGCGGTTTGAACTCAGACTCAAAGCTTCATGGGAAGTTCTGTGGAGCAGAGAAACCTGAGGTCATCACTTCTCACCACAACAACATGACCATTGAGTTCAAGTCTGACAACACAGTTTCCAAGAAAGGATTCAAAGCCCACTTCTTCTCGG ATATGGATGAGTGTTCGAAAGAAAATGGAGGCTGTCAGCATGAGTGTGTCAACACTTTTGGAAGTTACAGCTGCCAATGTCGCAGTGGCTTCATGTTGCACGATAATAAACACGATTGCAAAGAAG CGGGGTGTGATCACATGATGAACAGTGTTTCAGGAGTCATCAGTAGCCCCAACTGGCCCGATAAGTACCCCAGTAAGAAGACCTGCACCTGGACTCTTTCCACAACTCCAGGTCACCGGATCAAACTg ATTTTCAATGAGATTGACATGGAGACTCACATGGAGTGTGCGTACGATCACCTGGAGATTTATGACGGCAGGGACGTCAGTGCCCCAAGTCTGGGTCGAATCTGCGGTTCCAAGAAGCCTTCTCCAGTCATTTCCAGCGATGACAGAATGTTTCTCCGTTTCTTCTCGGACAACTCAGTGCAGAAGAGAGGATTTGAAGCGTCATATAGGGCAG AGTGTGGGGGGAGCCTCAGAGCTGAGGTCCAGACCAAAGACTTGTACTCGCATGCACAGTTCGGGGACAACAACTACCCAGGTGGCCTGGACTGCGTGTGGGTGGTGAGCGCTGAGAAGGGCTACGGAGTGGAAATCATCTTCCAGGTGTTTGAGATCGAGGAGGAAGGCGACTGCGGGTACGACTACGTGGAGTTGTACGACGGCGCGGACATCAAGGCCCCGAGGCTGGGAAGATACTGCGGCTCGGGG GTCCCAGAGGAGATTTACTCTGCAGGAGATGCCATCGTCTTGAAATTTCACACCGATGACAGCATAAGTAAAAAAGGCTTTCATGTGCACTACACCAGCACAAAGTTCCAGGACACACTACATCCAAGCAAGTGA